In Gammaproteobacteria bacterium, the following proteins share a genomic window:
- a CDS encoding ATP-binding protein: protein MIIGRNNSGKSTLLDLIERITNNKLDFPQTFWNNHKSPEIIAEGPLKEAELKNVFVPGRNSDSIPTGNDWNYGSCYIGVKLKWYLHTNQDDRFINIGEQNGRYQPLISLKTAGNLLSRLTENITNPFHSKSFKRIYAERNIIPETDSNTFDVDGHGNNATRIIQGFINLQEQPHEFVQVHLLNDLNQILQPDAKFINITSQRWGNGSWEVFLDQENGRVPLSQQGSGLKTIILVLVYIHLVPEVEKKDLSDYVFGFEELENNLHPALLRRLLSYLSKKATEQGCTIFLTTHSNIEIDMFSKHQDAQILHVTRDGKQAKCKSVKTYVENKGILDDLDIRASDILQSNGVIWVEGPSDRIYLNRWIEQWSDGQLSEGTHYQCVFYGGRLLSHLSSDEPELAKDSVSILNVNSNAIVIIDSDKRTEADDINDTKSRIVEEVTKNNGTAWVTIGKEIENYIPAKAVEKLLGLDQTPQQVELYENFFDYLDSMEEGKGKHYEKKKPLLAERVIPHLSKDNIAETFDLSSRLDAICAAIRTWNSMD, encoded by the coding sequence TATTTGTACCAGGCCGTAATTCAGACTCAATACCAACGGGTAACGATTGGAATTACGGCAGCTGCTACATTGGGGTAAAACTAAAATGGTATTTACACACTAATCAAGATGACCGATTTATAAATATAGGAGAACAGAACGGACGTTATCAACCTTTAATCTCCTTAAAAACCGCAGGAAATCTACTATCTAGGCTCACAGAAAATATAACAAATCCTTTTCATTCGAAAAGTTTTAAACGAATATATGCGGAACGGAATATTATACCTGAGACCGACTCCAATACATTTGATGTTGATGGTCATGGAAATAATGCAACGAGAATAATTCAAGGATTTATCAATCTCCAGGAACAACCGCATGAATTTGTCCAAGTCCATCTGCTTAACGATCTAAATCAAATACTTCAACCAGATGCCAAATTTATCAACATAACCTCTCAACGATGGGGTAATGGCTCGTGGGAAGTTTTCCTTGACCAAGAGAACGGAAGAGTTCCACTATCCCAACAGGGAAGCGGTCTAAAAACGATTATACTAGTCCTTGTGTACATTCACCTTGTCCCCGAAGTCGAAAAAAAAGATCTATCTGATTACGTTTTCGGTTTCGAAGAGCTGGAAAATAACCTCCACCCTGCTTTATTAAGGCGGCTACTCAGCTATCTCTCAAAAAAAGCAACAGAACAAGGTTGCACTATTTTCCTGACGACACATTCGAATATCGAAATCGATATGTTTAGTAAACACCAAGACGCTCAAATTCTTCACGTTACGCGTGATGGTAAACAGGCAAAGTGTAAATCTGTAAAAACGTATGTGGAAAATAAGGGCATACTCGACGATTTAGACATTCGAGCCAGCGATATACTACAGTCCAATGGCGTTATTTGGGTAGAAGGCCCTTCTGACCGAATCTACCTTAACAGATGGATAGAACAATGGTCAGACGGCCAACTGTCGGAAGGAACGCACTATCAATGTGTATTTTACGGCGGTCGATTATTATCCCACCTGTCTAGCGATGAACCAGAATTAGCTAAAGACAGTGTGTCGATATTAAACGTGAACTCAAATGCCATTGTCATTATAGACAGTGACAAAAGAACCGAAGCTGACGATATAAATGATACTAAGAGCCGCATTGTTGAAGAAGTCACTAAAAACAACGGTACAGCATGGGTTACGATTGGTAAAGAAATCGAAAACTATATTCCCGCCAAAGCCGTTGAAAAGCTGCTTGGATTAGATCAGACACCCCAGCAGGTTGAACTGTACGAGAATTTCTTCGACTACTTAGATAGCATGGAAGAGGGTAAAGGTAAGCATTACGAAAAGAAAAAACCCTTACTAGCAGAGCGAGTGATTCCCCATTTATCAAAAGATAACATCGCCGAGACATTCGATTTATCATCGCGACTAGACGCAATATGTGCCGCCATACGTACCTGGAATAGTATGGATTAA